One segment of Neodiprion fabricii isolate iyNeoFabr1 chromosome 1, iyNeoFabr1.1, whole genome shotgun sequence DNA contains the following:
- the LOC124176604 gene encoding protein OSCP1-like: MSMYTTPILYLNMGGEMLYVLQQRLNAQGIDFNKSIQVLDDVTAALLNPKILTTVFKPSEPTSVSCIRSTLECVALSSIMRLDKASMDKLFDLMIMLTKYQLTMSTGPREVILLILNHIDAMREIAVDKNAHECINLVHHMVVNLYGNMTMGQVWQTRKDCLKVLDDYHVRVSVLLRLGLQNNDATFNRTSVQYNENYIKYQDMLEGVKLNDTDCENCAIGSFALFGNRDTILGKNVYSPSYGQTQYIAKNEQHSPKNLGIRRELKMLEAQLGVKEEEPVKTFHLNLFTEDISSDDNTENTDNMQPENTDKVSSLVTEELKSNKEYKNTLENIYADFDVSEQQTSINLLELLDKIESSSSILTTTVT; the protein is encoded by the exons ATGTCGATGTACACAACTCCGATATTGTACCTGAATATGGGTGGAGAAATGCTGTACGTGTTACAGCAAAGATTAAATGCTCAAGGAATTGATTTCAACAAAAGCATACAAG tcTTGGATGACGTAACAGCTGCATTATTAAAtccaaaaatattaacaaCTGTATTCAAGCCATCCGAGCCTACAAGTGTTTCTTGCATTCGCTCCACTTTGGAATGTGTAGCTTTGTCATCAATTATGAGACTCGACAAAGCAAGTATGGATAAATTGTTTGATCTAATGATTATGTTGACCAAATATCAACTCACCATGAGCACAGGACCAAGAGAAGTGATTCTTCTGATACTCAATCACATTGATGCTATGCGAGAGATTGCGGTAGATAAGAATGCTCACGAATGCATAAATTTAGTGCATCATATGGTCGTTAAT TTATATGGTAATATGACCATGGGCCAAGTTTGGCAAACACGAAAAGACTGTTTGAAGGTCCTCGATGATTATCATGTCAGAGTTTCAGTTCTATTAAGATTGGGTCTTCAGAATAATGACGCAACCTTCAACAGAACTTCTGTACAGTACAACGAGAATTACATAAAGTATCAAGATATGCTTGAAGGCGTTAAGCTGAATGACACAGATTGCGAAAATTGTGCTATTGGCTCTTTTGCCTTGTTTGGAAATCGTGATACTATACTTGGAAAAAATGT atattcTCCTTCATATGGGCAAACGCAATATATTGCAAAGAATGAGCAACATTCACCTAAAAATCTAGGAATCAGAAGGGAATTAAAGATGCTCGAGGCCCAATTGGGGGTCAAGGAAGAAGAACCCGTGAAAACATTTCATCTAAACTTATTTACAGAGGATATTTCTAGCGACGATAATACTGAGAATACTGATAATATGCAGCCCGAAAATACAGATAAAGTTAGCAGCTTGGTTACAGAAGAGCTTAAATCAAATAAGGAATACAAAAACACATTAGAAAACATATACGCAGACTTTGATGTAAGTGAACAGCAAACCAGCATCAATTTACTAGAATTGCTcgataaaattgaatcaagTTCATCGATCCTAACGACGACTGTGACttga
- the LOC124176601 gene encoding enoyl-[acyl-carrier-protein] reductase, mitochondrial, translating to MASLQVRKYFATASRTLLNVDFVTTRLMSACSSEISTKYLRYQEYGEPVKVLSINTEKLAKPNDNQVTVKWILSPVNPADINTIQGKYASKPPLPAIPGNEGVGEILQVGAGVKNFQLGDKVVPNSGHIGTWRTHAVYDAQELLKIPKELGNLEASMLNVNPCTAYRMLKDFECLKPGDSVLQNGGNSAVGQNVIQLCKVWGFKCISVVRDRPTISKLKDELINLGATEVLTEEEIRTTSIFKNELPRPKLALNCIGGKSALELLRHLDKNGTIVTYGGMSREPVTVPTSALIFKNITVKGFWATAWTNSNSDSKERREMYDELAQLLISKNLKPPAAKIVPFNKYQEAVMNTLSIVGKTGLKYILDMTKE from the exons ATGGCCTCGTTACAGGTTAGGAAATACTTCGCGACAGCATCGCGAACTCTGTTGAATGTGGATTTTGTCACGACCCGTTTAATGAGCGCTTGTTCCAGTGAAATATCAACGAAATATTTGCGATATCAAGAGTATGGAGAACCCGTCAAGGTTCTTTCTATCAATACGGAGAAACTGGCCAAGCCAAACGACAATCAG GTCACCGTAAAGTGGATTCTATCGCCTGTCAATCCAGCTGATATAAACACGATACAGGGCAAATATGCGAGTAAACCGCCATTACCGGCGATACCTGGTAACGAAGGTGTTGGTGAAATATTACAAGTCGGAGCCGGGGTGAAAAACTTTCAACTCGGAGACAAAGTTGTACCCAACAGCGGACACATCGGCACATGGAGAACACATGCCGTCTATGACGCGCAGGAATTATTAAAG ATTCCGAAGGAATTGGGAAATCTGGAAGCAAGTATGCTAAATGTTAACCCATGTACCGCCTATAGAATGCTCAAGGATTTTGAGTGCCTGAAACCGGGTGATTCGGTTCTTCAAAACGGTGGCAATTCGGCTGTAGGACAAAATGTTATACAGCTCTGCAAGGTTTGGGGATTCAAGTGCATCAGCGTCGTTCGCGACAGGCCAACGATATCAAAGTTAAAA GATGAACTGATAAATTTAGGGGCAACAGAGGTACTGACCGAAGAAGAAATAAGGACAACTTcgatattcaaaaatgaattacCAAGACCGAAATTAGCTCTGAATTGTATAGGCGGAAAAAGCGCGTTGGAACTATTGAGGCATTTGGACAAAAATGGTACTATCGTTACTTACGGTGGCATGTCTAGAGAGCCAGTTACTGTACCCACTTCTGCGCTAATTTTTAAG AATATAACTGTGAAGGGGTTCTGGGCAACAGCATGGACAAATTCCAACTCTGATTCGAAAGAGCGCAGAGAAATGTACGATGAATTAGCACAATTActtatttcaaagaatttgaaaCCCCCGGCAGCAAAAATTGTTCCTTTCAACAAGTATCAAGAAGCTGTTATGAATACCCTTAGCATTGTCGGAAAAACAGGATTGAAATATATCTTAGATATGACCAAAGAATAG